A single region of the Candidatus Binataceae bacterium genome encodes:
- a CDS encoding amidase has translation MFDTYIEAWELRELVRKKELRPREVAEFYLARIERLNHKLGAYMTVAAERALADADRLERTGAAAAAAMPLYGVAYSLKDLTWTSDIRTTLGSKNFENFRPRADAELAVRLRDAGGILLGKTTTPELGGRPTTEGGLCPPARNPWNLEFSAGGSSGGAAAQVAAGLGPLAEGTDGGGSIRVPAACSGVVGLKPSRGRISFAPVMGEGWAGFATEGPIARSVRDVALMLDVMAGPAVGDPYWAPPPAKSFASAAVDRPKRLRLALIAESALGPVDPEVRAALDRACGVFRAMGHSVEPVNVDPAKRLADYTRIAITAGIGTVPIKDPDAMDPVVRRAWEAGRRLSAADYLGAVVRMHNTSREIVQALAPYDATLAPTLPTAAPRLGMPTDDFEQWLYPFIQFTFPYNATGQPAFSLPNGFTKSGLPIGLQITGRPAGELEIIALAAAFEEAEPWRDRRPPLD, from the coding sequence ATGTTCGACACGTATATCGAAGCCTGGGAGTTGCGCGAACTGGTGCGCAAAAAAGAGCTGCGCCCGCGCGAGGTCGCGGAGTTTTACCTCGCCCGAATCGAACGGCTCAATCACAAACTCGGCGCCTACATGACGGTCGCCGCCGAGCGCGCGCTCGCCGACGCCGACCGCCTCGAGCGTACCGGCGCCGCGGCGGCGGCCGCGATGCCGCTTTATGGCGTCGCCTATTCGCTCAAGGACCTGACCTGGACCAGCGATATCCGCACTACGCTCGGGTCGAAGAACTTTGAAAACTTTCGCCCCCGCGCCGACGCCGAGCTTGCGGTGCGTCTGCGCGACGCCGGCGGAATTCTGCTCGGCAAAACCACCACGCCCGAACTCGGCGGCCGTCCGACCACCGAGGGCGGGCTGTGCCCGCCGGCGCGCAACCCGTGGAATCTAGAATTCAGCGCCGGCGGCTCCAGCGGCGGCGCAGCGGCGCAGGTCGCGGCCGGACTTGGCCCGCTGGCCGAGGGGACCGACGGCGGCGGCTCGATCCGCGTGCCGGCGGCGTGCAGCGGCGTGGTCGGCCTCAAACCCTCGCGCGGCCGAATAAGTTTCGCCCCGGTGATGGGCGAGGGATGGGCGGGGTTCGCGACCGAGGGGCCGATCGCGCGCTCGGTACGCGACGTCGCGTTGATGCTCGACGTGATGGCCGGTCCGGCGGTGGGCGACCCGTACTGGGCGCCGCCGCCCGCCAAATCGTTTGCCAGCGCCGCCGTGGATCGGCCCAAGCGCTTGCGGCTCGCGCTCATCGCCGAAAGCGCGCTCGGCCCGGTCGATCCTGAGGTCCGCGCCGCGCTGGATCGCGCGTGTGGCGTTTTTCGCGCGATGGGTCATAGCGTCGAGCCGGTCAACGTCGATCCGGCAAAGCGTCTCGCCGACTACACGCGCATCGCGATCACCGCCGGCATCGGCACCGTCCCGATAAAGGATCCAGATGCGATGGACCCGGTGGTGCGCCGCGCGTGGGAGGCCGGCCGGCGCCTTTCCGCCGCTGACTACCTGGGCGCGGTGGTGCGGATGCACAACACCTCGCGCGAGATCGTGCAGGCGCTCGCACCTTACGATGCGACGCTTGCGCCCACGCTGCCGACGGCGGCGCCGCGGCTCGGAATGCCGACCGACGATTTCGAGCAGTGGCTCTACCCGTTCATCCAGTTCACTTTTCCCTACAACGCCACCGGGCAGCCGGCCTTCTCGTTGCCCAACGGGTTCACCAAATCCGGGTTGCCGATCGGTCTGCAGATAACCGGCCGCCCCGCGGGCGAACTCGAAATCATCGCGCTCGCCGCGGCGTTCGAGGAAGCCGAGCCGTGGCGCGATCGGCGTCCGCCGCTGGATTAA